Genomic window (Procambarus clarkii isolate CNS0578487 chromosome 87, FALCON_Pclarkii_2.0, whole genome shotgun sequence):
agtacaaactgcatcaatccctgtgggttgtaacagtaggacatggttacacacctataaatggactagataagagaattaagattaggtcattgatatagctaaaacatcaaattcaaactcacccacttttgtagatttccttttgcagagtaaaggagcctcactccaagccagtccatgcatcataatcactttcacctgaaaaaatatttcaacaaattaatttcagatttaaagccaatcttgctttacttttcaaattagcattcagtactttacaaattcagatggaaaaaatttctttaacaaatttacctttcctacatattctagtagcagtagtaaagatctaatttagcaatataaatatatatggaatcaatttgccaagtttcagtaaatgtcatttgagaaactatccaaaactgcacttcaatggcaatttacatttatctttagccaatgctatattgtttaagttaatactattttttttacttttatgcaaatctattcagattaacctttactacaactcacctgattctgtttaactcttccaactgacagagggacttctggactttccaaaccacattctggaaaactatataaatttaaaaccaagctaaagtaaacattgaatattttttttttactttcaagggaaaaataccatcacttagaacaaaacttttcctgccattaactttgactcatgattacccttaacagtgttatacatttatagattaaagcgtatttaacaaacatttaatgttaactaaacaagatttatatttcattaaaattattaataaaacaccc
Coding sequences:
- the LOC138358917 gene encoding uncharacterized protein isoform X2 → MLWKVLATKSCRKILADLHFPECGLESPEVPLSVGRVKQNQVKVIMMHGLAWSEAPLLCKRKSTKVGDCLWSCLGLLDLLFI